From Etheostoma cragini isolate CJK2018 chromosome 1, CSU_Ecrag_1.0, whole genome shotgun sequence, a single genomic window includes:
- the mrpl46 gene encoding 39S ribosomal protein L46, mitochondrial isoform X3 — protein MLQRKMAAPCGRMATRSLLHFLSLSRTARGVTGFRQFSITSLNRATSQTKSLTGKASSPWTLMAAVCLQRLPVVSAACSPTEQRFKEMMLQLELEKSLLSDHELRLLEDAETMSRKQADDYDSDEEDERGDQEIVLAQDLEDSWEQKLKSFQPARRLTADVDKDLTSVERCLADSLLLLAEQQVGGEKLWLLPQAQWTEGETLRQTAQKALASLPAAFKATFLGNAPCGVYKYKLPKAARTESSAGTKVFFFKAVLSDAGPPAAPNAPFLWVKKSELQHYLKPAYMMKVDRFLLDL, from the exons ATGTTGCAGAGAAAGATGGCTGCGCCCTGTGGAAGGATGGCTACCCGGTCTCTCTTACACTTTCTGTCTTTAAGCAGGACAGCGCGCGGGGTCACGGGCTTTCGGCAGTTTTCCATCACGTCTCTTAATCGGGCGACTTCGCAGACCAAAAGCCTGACGGGAAAAGCGAGTTCTCCGTGGACTTTGATGGCAGCCGTGTGTCTGCAGAGGCTTCCGGTCGTGTCCGCGGCCTGCAGCCCGACGGAGCAGCGGTTCAAAGAGATGATGCTCCAG CTGGAGCTGGAGAAAAGCCTGCTGTCGGACCACGAGCTGCGGCTGCTGGAGGACGCTGAGACGATGAGCCGGAAGCAGGCGGACGACTACGACTCGGATGAAGAGGACGAGCGGGGGGACCAGGAGATCGTGTTGGcccaggacctggaagactccTGGGAGCAGAAGCTGAAGAGCTTCCAGCCAGCGCGGAGGCTCACGG CGGATGTAGATAAGGACCTGACCTCGGTGGAGCGCTGCCTGGCCGACTCGCTGCTCCTCCTGGCCGAGCAGCAGGTCGGGGGGGAGAAGCTGTGGCTGCTGCCCCAGGCTCAGTGGACGGAAGGAGAAACGCTGCGGCAGACGGCCCAGAAAGCCCTCGCTTCCCTGCCAG CTGCTTTCAAGGCGACTTTCCTCGGCAACGCCCCCTGCGGAGTGTACAAGTACAAACTGCCCAAAGCCGCTCGGACGGAGAGCTCGGCGGGAACAAAGGTGTTCTTCTTCAAAGCCGTTCTGTCAGACGCCGGCCCCCCCGCAGCCCCGAACGCTCCTTTTCTGTGGGTGAAGAAAAGTGAACTGCAGCATTACCTGAAACCAGCATACATGATGAAGGTTGACCGCTTCCTCCTCGACCTGTGA
- the mrpl46 gene encoding 39S ribosomal protein L46, mitochondrial isoform X1, with product MLQRKMAAPCGRMATRSLLHFLSLSRTARGVTGFRQFSITSLNRATSQTKSLTGKASSPWTLMAAVCLQRLPVVSAACSPTEQRFKEMMLQLELEKSLLSDHELRLLEDAETMSRKQADDYDSDEEDERGDQEIVLAQDLEDSWEQKLKSFQPARRLTADVDKDLTSVERCLADSLLLLAEQQVGGEKLWLLPQAQWTEGETLRQTAQKALASLPAAAFKATFLGNAPCGVYKYKLPKAARTESSAGTKVFFFKAVLSDAGPPAAPNAPFLWVKKSELQHYLKPAYMMKVDRFLLDL from the exons ATGTTGCAGAGAAAGATGGCTGCGCCCTGTGGAAGGATGGCTACCCGGTCTCTCTTACACTTTCTGTCTTTAAGCAGGACAGCGCGCGGGGTCACGGGCTTTCGGCAGTTTTCCATCACGTCTCTTAATCGGGCGACTTCGCAGACCAAAAGCCTGACGGGAAAAGCGAGTTCTCCGTGGACTTTGATGGCAGCCGTGTGTCTGCAGAGGCTTCCGGTCGTGTCCGCGGCCTGCAGCCCGACGGAGCAGCGGTTCAAAGAGATGATGCTCCAG CTGGAGCTGGAGAAAAGCCTGCTGTCGGACCACGAGCTGCGGCTGCTGGAGGACGCTGAGACGATGAGCCGGAAGCAGGCGGACGACTACGACTCGGATGAAGAGGACGAGCGGGGGGACCAGGAGATCGTGTTGGcccaggacctggaagactccTGGGAGCAGAAGCTGAAGAGCTTCCAGCCAGCGCGGAGGCTCACGG CGGATGTAGATAAGGACCTGACCTCGGTGGAGCGCTGCCTGGCCGACTCGCTGCTCCTCCTGGCCGAGCAGCAGGTCGGGGGGGAGAAGCTGTGGCTGCTGCCCCAGGCTCAGTGGACGGAAGGAGAAACGCTGCGGCAGACGGCCCAGAAAGCCCTCGCTTCCCTGCCAG CAGCTGCTTTCAAGGCGACTTTCCTCGGCAACGCCCCCTGCGGAGTGTACAAGTACAAACTGCCCAAAGCCGCTCGGACGGAGAGCTCGGCGGGAACAAAGGTGTTCTTCTTCAAAGCCGTTCTGTCAGACGCCGGCCCCCCCGCAGCCCCGAACGCTCCTTTTCTGTGGGTGAAGAAAAGTGAACTGCAGCATTACCTGAAACCAGCATACATGATGAAGGTTGACCGCTTCCTCCTCGACCTGTGA
- the mrps11 gene encoding 28S ribosomal protein S11, mitochondrial, giving the protein MYKLNCILVSSVGNGCRQLAVLLNANRSSLCGGSALQRALCSGAVGLQETTTDSGKSSRDYSHFPPLPGQESSLRWGGKKFEELPIAHIKATYNNTHIQLTESTGQSVVRTSCGTEGFKNIKKSTPIAAQTAGISAAAKATAKGVTFVRVVVKGLGPGRQSAIKGLTMGGLEVVSITDNTPVPHNGCRPRKARRT; this is encoded by the exons atgtataaattaaattgtatattAGTTAGTTCTGTGGGTAACGGATGCCGGCAGCTTGCCGTCTTGCTAAATGCAAACAGAAGTTCTCT GTGTGGAGGCAGCGCGTTGCAACGAGCACTGTGTAGCGGCGCTGTCGGACTTCAGGAGACCACCACAGACTCTGGGAAATCCTCCAGAGACTACAG CCATTTCCCTCCACTGCCTGGCCAGGAAAGTTCACTGCGATGGGGTGGAAAGAAGTTTGAGGAGTTACCCATCGCTCACATTAAAGCCACATACAACAA CACACACATCCAGCTGACGGAGAGCACAGGACAGTCGGTGGTCAGGACGTCCTGCGGAACAGAAGGCTTCAAGAACATCAAGAAGTCGACGCCCATCGCTGCTCAGACAGCCGGCATCTCTGCAGCCGCG AAAGCCACAGCGAAGGGCGTCACGTTTGTCCGTGTCGTGGTCAAAGGTCTTGGTCCTGGACGTCAG TCTGCGATCAAAGGCCTGACGATGGGAGGCCTGGAGGTGGTATCGATCACAGACAATACCCCCGTGCCGCACAACGGATGCCGCCCACGCAAGGCCAGAAGGACGTGA
- the mrpl46 gene encoding 39S ribosomal protein L46, mitochondrial isoform X2 — MLQRKMAAPCGRMATRSLLHFLSLSRTARGVTGFRQFSITSLNRATSQTKSLTGKASSPWTLMAAVCLQRLPVVSAACSPTEQRFRDMMLQLELEKSLLSDHELRLLEDAETMSRKQADDYDSDEEDERGDQEIVLAQDLEDSWEQKLKSFQPARRLTADVDKDLTSVERCLADSLLLLAEQQVGGEKLWLLPQAQWTEGETLRQTAQKALASLPAAAFKATFLGNAPCGVYKYKLPKAARTESSAGTKVFFFKAVLSDAGPPAAPNAPFLWVKKSELQHYLKPAYMMKVDRFLLDL, encoded by the exons ATGTTGCAGAGAAAGATGGCTGCGCCCTGTGGAAGGATGGCTACCCGGTCTCTCTTACACTTTCTGTCTTTAAGCAGGACAGCGCGCGGGGTCACGGGCTTTCGGCAGTTTTCCATCACGTCTCTTAATCGGGCGACTTCGCAGACCAAAAGCCTGACGGGAAAAGCGAGTTCTCCGTGGACTTTGATGGCAGCCGTGTGTCTGCAGAGGCTTCCGGTCGTGTCCGCGGCCTGCAGCCCGACGGAGCAGCGGT TCAGAGACATGATGCTCCAG CTGGAGCTGGAGAAAAGCCTGCTGTCGGACCACGAGCTGCGGCTGCTGGAGGACGCTGAGACGATGAGCCGGAAGCAGGCGGACGACTACGACTCGGATGAAGAGGACGAGCGGGGGGACCAGGAGATCGTGTTGGcccaggacctggaagactccTGGGAGCAGAAGCTGAAGAGCTTCCAGCCAGCGCGGAGGCTCACGG CGGATGTAGATAAGGACCTGACCTCGGTGGAGCGCTGCCTGGCCGACTCGCTGCTCCTCCTGGCCGAGCAGCAGGTCGGGGGGGAGAAGCTGTGGCTGCTGCCCCAGGCTCAGTGGACGGAAGGAGAAACGCTGCGGCAGACGGCCCAGAAAGCCCTCGCTTCCCTGCCAG CAGCTGCTTTCAAGGCGACTTTCCTCGGCAACGCCCCCTGCGGAGTGTACAAGTACAAACTGCCCAAAGCCGCTCGGACGGAGAGCTCGGCGGGAACAAAGGTGTTCTTCTTCAAAGCCGTTCTGTCAGACGCCGGCCCCCCCGCAGCCCCGAACGCTCCTTTTCTGTGGGTGAAGAAAAGTGAACTGCAGCATTACCTGAAACCAGCATACATGATGAAGGTTGACCGCTTCCTCCTCGACCTGTGA